In Brassica napus cultivar Da-Ae chromosome C2, Da-Ae, whole genome shotgun sequence, the sequence GATATGGCAGAGGGAGAGgacaagaaagaagatgagttcTTGGCAAAGCTAGCTGACGCTGAAACACCATTGTATCCGAGCTGTTCAAGCCATAGCAAGTTATCTGCAATTGTTTCGTTGTTCAGATTGAAGACTCAGAATGGATGGTCTGACAAGAGCTTCAATGATTTGCTAGAGACCTTGCCAGACATGTTACCTGAAGAAAATGTCTTGCACACATCACTCTATGACGTGAAGAAGTTCTTGAAATCATTTGACATGGGCTACGAGAAGATCCATGCTTGTGGCAACGACTGCTGCCTATTCAGAAAGAGGTTCAAGAAACTCGATAAGTGTCCTAAATGCAAGGCTTCAAGGTGGAAGACTAATGTCCACACGGGTGAGACGAAGAAAGGCGTCCCACAGAAAGTTCTCCGTTACTTCCCTGTAATACCAAGACTGAAGAGAATGTTCCGGTCTGAAGAAATGGCCAAGGATTTGAGGTGGCACTTTACCAACAAAAGCAGTGATGGAAAGCTGCGTCATCCTGTTGATTATGTGACATGGGATCATATGAATGCCAAATACCCTACGTTTGCAGATGAAGCAAGGAACCTGAGGCTGGGACTTTCAACAGATGGATTCAATCCATTCAACATGAAGAACTCGATGTACAGTTGCTGGCCTGTTCTGCTAGTTAACTACAACTTACCTCCAGACCTGTgcatgaagaaggagaatatcATGCTTTCTTTGCTGATTCCTGGTCCACATCAGCCTGGTAATAGCATAGACGTGTATTTAGAACCCCTAATCGACGATCTTAACACTCTGTGGAGCATTGGAGAGGTAACATACGACGCTCTTACTCGATCAGCTTTTACACTAAAGGCGATGCTGCTTTGGACAATCAGCGATTTTCCAGCTTATGGGAATCTAGCAGGCTGCAAAGTAAAGGGAAAAATGGGATGTCCGTTATGTGGAAAAAATACAGAGAGCATGTGGTTGAAGTTCAGCAGAAAGCATGTGTATATGGGTCATAGAAAGGGTCTGCCACCAACTCACAGTTttagaggaaagaagaaatggTTTGATGGAAAAGTAGAACAAGGGAGAAGGGGAAGAATACTTACTGGGCGtgatatttctcaaaatctgagaAATTTTCACAATGATTTTGGAAATTTCAAACGGTCTGGCAGTAAGAGAAAAATGATGCAGGGTTCAACTGATTTAGGGTCTGATATTGAGGGTATGTCGAGTGAAtcagatgaagaggaagaagtaCTAGTAGATGAGGATGAGTTATCTAGATGGAAGAAGAGGTCAATATTCTTCAAGCTACCTTATTGGGAGgtagattattatttcatttgcttaatttttttttcctcatcACTGTTATTTTCTTAACTTAAATATGATGTTTTATTTCTCATGTGTAGGAACTCCCGGTGAGGCACAACTTAGATGTAATGCATGTGGAGAGAAATGTTGCTGCAAGCTTAGTTTCAACGTTGTTGCACTGTGGGAAATCTAAGGATGGTCTTGCCGCTCGTAAGGATCTGGAGGAGCTTGGTATTAGGCCGGATTTGCACCCTAGAGTGCAAGGAAAAAGAACCTATCTCCCTCCAGCACCGTGGTCTTTGTCCAAGcaagaaaagaagatattttgCAGGCGTCTATTTGACTTCAAAGGGCCAGATGGATATTGTTCTAACATATCAAGAGGTGTCTCGTTGGATGACTGTAAAGTCTCTGGTCTGAAATCACATGACTACCATGTTTTGATGCAACAACTTCTGCCGATTGCACTTAAAGGGTTGCTGCCAAAAGGACCGAGGCTTGCAATTTTTAGATTATGCTCTTTCTTCAATCTGTTGTGTCAGAGAGTGATTGACATGGAGAAGCTTCTGGTTATGGAAGCTGAGATTGTTGAGACTCTGTGCTTGTTTGAAAGATACTTTCCTCCAAGTTTGTTTGATATCATGCTTCATTTGACTGTCCATCTAGGAAGAGAAGCTCGGCTTGGTGGACCAGTCCACTTTAGATGGATGTACCCGTTTGAAAGGtagataaatatgattttttttcattctgTTACAAACATATCCAAAACTGACATTTATTGATTTGATTTAGGTACATGAAAGTCCTCAAAGACTTTGTTAGAAATCCTGCAAGACCAGAGGGCTGCATAGCTGAGTGCTACCTTGCTGAGGAATGTATCCGGTTTTGCAGTGAGTTCCTGAAGAAAACAACAAATGTTCAAGAGAAAAAGGATAGAAACACAGAGTATGAGAACAATTCTATCTTAGAGGGTCGTCCAATAACCACTGCTACTTCAGTAACTCTCACTGAAACGGAAAAGAGGATTGCTCATATTGCTATCATCCAAAACATGGCTATGGTCGAACCTTATGTAGAGTAAGTATAAATTTATCTTTCATTACatagtttttatttacaatcaacaactttttctaatttatttctattttgatCTGCTACTAGTGAGCATCTACAATATTTACAAGACACAGATGGAAGGTGTCGGCGAGATGCATCAACGTTATGGAGTATGCATACTAAGAATTTTGCTTCCTGGCTAAAAGAGAAGGTACTGAATTACATTATACAATTCTCCTCTTATAGACTGCCTACTTGTTATTGacttgttatttatttatcagGTGCCTCTTGATTCTGCAGAACATGACGACACACTTAAGTGGATAGCTTATGGTCCACGTTGTTCTGCGAGATCATATACAGGATTCATTGTTAATGGGCAGAGGTTTCACACAGTGTCAGTTGATAGGAAAAGTCAGAATAGTGGGGTCTATTATGAGGCTACAGCAGTGTGTAGAGCTAGTGCAAAAGATACATCACAGGTGGTAGATTTAGTATCTTACTACGGCAGGGTGACAGACATCATTTTGATCGACTACAATGTCTTCTATGTTCCTCTGTTCCGATGTCAATGGGCAGTTAAGGGTAATGGAGTAAAGATCGAAGATGGTTTTACACTTGTGAACATGAATCAAAGTCAAGCCTCCTTTGCAAGTGACCCTTACATTCTAGCATCTCAAGCGAAGCAAGTGTTTTACTCCAGAGAAGATGAGTCATCAAACTGGTATATTGTCATGAAAGGTCCTTCTAGAAGATACAGTAAGGAAGATATTCAAGAGGGAAATGCAGATATTGGGCCATTACCGTCGAATGTTGACTTGGATGTTGACATTGATGATGCTGAGAATGTCAGAACTGATTGTGAAGGGATATATGTGTGACGAAGTTGCCTTATTgacattgatgatatcattgcttgtttttgtttttgattgtgGTACTTGCTTGGTCATTGTCTGCTTGTTTGGTTGTTTCTTGTTTTGAGGTTGTAGTGTGATTGTTTCAGTGTTCTGTTGAGTATGAAGTTAACTATGTATTTCTTATTATGTTTCAGGTGAATTAAGATGGGACGTGCAAAGCAGACTAAACGTGGAAGGAGACAATCAAAGAAGTCAAAAAAGGCAGATGATGACGAAGTTGAGTTCGTTTGTACTATCCAAACACAtgaagaagaacatgaagaGGAACGTGGGCAGCGACATGAACATGAAGAGGAACATGTGGAGGAACGAGAACCGGAAGAGGAACATGAGGAGGAGCAACAACAGGAAGAGGAGCGTCAACCAGAGCAACATAATGGCGACGAGCCTGAAGGTGAGATAGAACATACTCAGGAGGCTGAAGGTGGAACCTCCCGTAGGAGAAAGCGTGGTCCAACAATGATGAGAGACCTAGCCAAAGATCCAAATACCAGAGTTCATGTCGATTTCACTTTTATGGGAGAAGCTTATGGTCCTGGTTCAGTCAAGCTATCTTCATATTTGGGTCCGTTGGTAAGGGAGCACGTGCCTGTTACAgttgaaaattggaaaaaaaattactgAAGAAGTGAAGACAGTGCTTTGGAAATCAGTCCAGGTGACAGTTTCTAAACAATAACAGCATGTATAGTTCTGAACAGACATCAAGTTATTGATTATTGGTTGGCTAACTACGTGTGCAGGCAAGGTTTGAACTTGATGAGGACCACCAAAGGGTTGCAGTTCTTAAGCATATGGGAGCCTTGTGGAGATCATCCAAGTCACGTCTTGTTACCCAAATCAATGAAGCTGAAAATAACCAACAAAGGATGAATCTCAGACCTAAGAATGTTCATCCAATTGAGTGGCGCAAATTTGTGAAGCTAAAAACAAGCCAAGAATTCAAGGTATACATTCTTAGATGGAACTCCCATCGCTATTACTAACTAGATTAATAAGATCGTTATTACGAAATGATAGGTTCTGAGTGATAGCTACAAAGAGAGGAGAAGCAAACAGATTCCTCACACTTGTAGTAGAAAGGGAATGGTTAGACTAGCAGAAGAGATGGTAAGCATATTATCTCAGAttttggtttcatttttttatctGTAGACAAGGCTGTTGACATATAATTTTGCAACAGAAAAATAGTTCTGAAGACAAATCTGAAGTGTCGAGACTTAAAGTCTGGGTGAGGTCACGTAAAAGAAAAGATGGAACTCCCATCAACACAAATGCTGCTGAGAAGATTGTAAGTTTATAACATAATCTGTTCCTCCTATTAATCCTGGTCGGTAGATAGATATGCTTATAACTTTTTCTGTTAATTGTAATGTGGTATACAGCAAAAGGCAGCTGAGATTGTTAAGGGTGGTAGTCAGAGTGGAAAAAATCTGGATGAAGATACGCTCATCCAGGTCTTAGGACCTGATAATCCTGGTCGTATGAGAGCAATGGGGAGGAATATTAGTAAGACGAAATTAGCTTGCTTCAATGTCAACCAGAAGTCAATTTCTGAAATGCAACAGACACAAATTCATCTCATGCAAAAGGTTAATGAGCTACAGTCTGAACTTACGAAAGTAAAAAACCAGGTTAGTTACATCTCCAAGAATACATAAAGATAAGTGCTTATCACATAATAATAAGCTTTGTGTTGGGTTTATGTTACAGAGAGATGACAATGAAGTGGGGGAAAACTCGGCTGCAAGAGTAAGCAATTTATATGAGATCAATGGAATTTTTTTCTACTTTACACTACTCTTATACTTTAACAACTAACATTTAACGGAGTGTGAACAAGATACCACAAAAGAAGTGTCTTCTCATTGACTGGGCTGATGAAGATGGAAACGTTGCTGAGGGTCGTATCATTTCTTCTGACCTTGAAGACATAGTGAATGACAGTCGATTAGGTCCTAATGATGTTAAAGTCTTGGTTGATGAAGCTACTGAACCTGAAGCATTCCTCTGGAGACCTGCGACTAACATGTGCACAATTAAGGAAGCTGTTGGTCATATTATTGCATGGCCGAAGAAAAAATGCGTGGAACTAGGTCTGGGGCTTGAACATGAAGACATTGCACCACTGGTAAATGTTTTTCATTCTTGCAGTTACATAGTTAATAAGGTCATGATTTCGCCTATGATAACTTCTTTTTCCGAATGTGTTTGATAGGGCTCAAGAGCAAATTCTCTCAACAAATGCAAACTTCTGGATTTGTGTGATGATAGTGTAGTTGTTGGTGAAGGGCGTTGGCAGAGAAAAGAACCAAAAGCATTGGTTAATGGACTTCCTCTAGGACCTAAAGCAGTTAAAGTATTCTTGGATGTTGTACACGAGCATGAAACATATTTATGGAGGCCTACGATGGATCATTCCTACCTGGAGGACTGCTTACATTCTTTTATGTCATGGCCTGCTAGCAAAGTTGTCTTTGACAATCCACCAGAAGCAACAAGAGGACAATCTCCTACGGGTATGAAAGTTACATCGGTTGGTTATAAGTCGCCTACTGATACAAGTGGTAGAAAAGGTGCAAAATCAGGAGCAACAACATCAATTCATACTGAGGAGTCTCCTGCAACTGATCAGGTAAATTTTTAACTTATATGTTCAATCATCTGCTCAGATTAATATCTGTGTTTTGAATTGTGTGCATGTCTATTGTAAAGTGTCAGCTTAAGCATGGATCTCAGACAATGAAACAGAATCAGAAGTGCAAATTGATGGACATTGGTGAGAGGAAACAAGTTGTTGCTGAAGGTCGTATCCATTCAACAGACCCAACTCAACTGGTCCACTTTGTGCGCTTGGGTCCGAAAGCAGCTAGAGTGTGGGTAGATGTAGTGCTCGTAGATGATGCAGAAGTTTGGAGGAAATCAGATGAAATAGAGAGTTTGAAAGATGCACACGGTTCATCAATTGCATGGCCAATTGATAAATTGGTCATATTTTAAGCTGCTGTAAGTATTctgttttgtgtgtttaaacCTGCATATGTAATTGCATAACTGATCAGAGTTTTCATTGTTGCAGCAGCTAAGGGAATGAAGAACTTAGATCCAGATTTAGCTAGTGTTTAAGTTAGGCTAATGAACTTGATGTATGATATTATTGCTTATGactttggtttgtgttttagaacTGCATCAGTAACACCTATGTGTAATGACTTATGTATGTCAAACTTATTTTATGAAAGGGTTAGTTTGTTATGAAGTTTCtgctttttttattacaaattttCGAAAATGCAAATTCATAGCTCGTGAACAAATAACAATAGCTAAAAAAACAGTTATGCTTGTAAAGCATAGcattaaatatttcatataatgTAAACTATCATAATATATTTCTAAGCTATTAAAAACTTTAGTAAAGCACTTATCCACAGCAATTACCAAAATAAGCTATTGCTATTGTAGACGTCGCTACCATGGCACGCAATACGTATCATAAtcaatttgtaacaaaaaataattgtgCCGTAGATTCATTAATAACATCAGCTAATTAATGCTATCGTAAACGAACATTTCGTAGCATCAAAGAAAAACGCTATTGTAAGGGGGCTACATATGATGGCTGCCGTATACACAGCAATTGTGAATTCGCTATCAAAACTCTAACATAGCATATAACCCGCGCTAACAATGagcatttttcttgtagtgattataatataaatagtcGACTCTACACTTATCATCTGGTCAAgagtatttatattatattagcatcgatttaatatttttattaaaataatttgtagATCTTAACGCATATCGTTATGGTATCGAATTGTAACAGAGCCATAAGGCTACATATATAGTTACAAGCCATAAGGCTACATATATAGTTACAGAGAtgtacaaatatggaaagagaaTATACATAACGTGATGATAGAGGAAAGTGATTGTAATGAGAGCAATCTTAGTAATcctaacatattatatttttatatctaataTGTCCCCTCAAGATACTTTCAGCTAGACCAATCTTGATGTTCAGAGTTTGAAACCGAGGACGAAGAAGATGTTTGGTTAGtgcatccgctaactgatcagCCAATGCAACATGTGATACACAGACATGTCCTGTCTGAATTTGATGTCGAACAAAATGATAATCCAAGACAATGTGCTTCATTCTTGAGTGGAGAACATGATTTGCAGCCAGATATGTTACCCCGATATTGTCACAGTAAATTTCTGGAGTTTGTGTAGTCTTGAGGCCAAGTTCGGACATGAGAGAAATAATCCAACATAGCTAAGCTGTCGTAGAGGCTAGTGACCTATATTCAGCTTCCGTAGATGATCGTGCCACACCTGTTTGTTTCTTAGAAGACCAGGCAATGGGATGGCGACCAAAGTATACAATGTATGCTCCCGTTGATGTGTAATCATCCTTGTTCCCGGCCCAATCGGCATCAGTATATGCGTGTAGAGATGGTGTGTTGCTGGCAGAGTAGTAGATGCCCTTGTTTTGTGTTCCGCTGAGATATCAGAGAAGTTTTTTAATGGCTTGCCAGTGTTCTTCAGTAGGCTGTGCATGAACTGAGATAATTTGTTGACTGCGAAAGAGATGCCAGGGCGAGTGAGAGAAAGATATTGTAAACTTCCCACTGCTGTGCGATACTGTGTTGGTTCTGCCATAGGTGAGCCACTATTGAGTGTTAAGCTGCTGTTCGGACACATGGGAGTAACTACAGCCTTAGCACCAATCATCTTTGTTTTCTCCAATAAATCTGAAATGTAACGAGACTGTGTAGTAATAAACCTTTAGAAGTACGAAGAGCTTCCATTCCTAGAAAATAAGAAAGATTGCCCAAGTCTTTTAAAGAGAAGCGAGTTGAGAGTTGATCAATGAAGAGTTTGAAGCGATCATTGTTGTTCCCGGTAAGAATAATGTCATCGACGTATACAAGCATGTATAAGAGGATCTCGTTGTTGTTGTAGATGAACAAGCTTGCAGCAGCTAGAGAGTTTCTGAAACCGCATTGAAGGAGGAATGATTTCAACTCATTGTACCACGCTAGAGGAGCTTGTTTTAAATCGTAGACAGCTTTGCGTAGCTTGCACACGCCATGAGTATTCTATTTGTCTGTAAAACCGGGAGGTTGCATCATGTAGACTTCATCATCAAGTTTGACTTGAAGAAACATATGATTAACATCAAACTGTCTCATTGCTTGGAGACAGAGGTGCTGAGGACCATTCTGATCATGGCTGGCTTCACTACAAGGCTAAATGTTTCAGTGTAGTCCACTCCGGGTCGCTGGTTGAAGCCTTTAGCAACAAGACGAGTTTTGAACCTGTCGACAGAGCCATCAGCATTCCTCTTTATCGTGAAGACCCACTTACAGCCCACAACATTGAAGTGTCCTGAAAAATCAACAACATCCCATGTGTGATCTTGAGCTGAGCATCAATCTCCTCATACATTGCTCGACGCCACCAAGGATCTTTTAAAGCCTCCTTAACTGAGGTTGGGATGGTTTCGGTAAGAGGAGTGATAGTGGTATGAAGATTTAATTTCTGAACCGGTTTGCGAGCTCTTGTAGAAGTTCTTGTTGAAACAGAAATGGTTTTCTCATTCTCTGGCTGAGTAGTAGTAGCGTCTGCAGCTGATATTTGTGGTTGTTCAGACGGTGGTATAGGAACAGAGGGCTGAGGAAGTGGTTCAACTGCAGTCTGAGTTGAAACTTGCGGTGTTGGAGTTGTGTTAGAGACCAATGGAACAGAGGCAGAAGGACCCGGTGTTAGAGTGGTAACTTGGAGACTAAAGGGTTATCTGCAAGAGATGATTATGTTACATCATCATCAGAAGCAGGGGTGAGTTCGTTAGGCAAAGCAAATGGAAACATACACTCATGAAAAGTGACTTGGCGTGATGTATAAATTCGTGTAGTAGTTCTATCAAGACAAAAGTAAGCACTTTGTGTTGTAGAATAGCCTAAGAAAGTGCATGGAGTTGATCTATTATCCAATTTATTTGATGCATAAGGGAGCAACcaagaaaaacataaacaacAAAACACTTTAAGCTTTGAATAATTCGGTAGTCTATCAAACAAGCATGCAAATGGCGACTTCATAGACAAGTTAGCTGTTAGCACATGATTTATTAAGTACAAGGCAGTAGTCATAGCATAAGTCCAATATGACTTAGGCATAGAGGCTTGCGACAAGAGGGTTACTTAAGTCGGTCTCAACTATGTGTCGATGACGACGCTCAGCTATACCATTGTGCTCGGGTGTGTGTGGAGGAGTAGTAAAATGAGATATACCATGAGTTGATAGAAAATTAGCTAAAGCAATATATTCTCCATCATTATCAGTATAAAGAGTTTTAAGCTTTGATTGAAATCTATTTTCAACTAACGCCTTAAACTTTGTAAAGGTTTCAAAAACTtgagatttttgttttaatggaTAAAACCATGTATATCTAGTGAAATGATCTACAAAAATCACATAGTATTTGAAACCATCAACTGAAACTAAGGGTGAAGTCCACACATCAGAGAATACTATATCAAGAacatgagaagaagaaagagttgTTCGACCAAAAGGCAGCTTATGCATCTTATTAATCAAGCAAGCACTACAAGGCTTAGCAAGCAAAAAATTTGAAGACAATGGTAAATTAAACTTAGAGATCATAGTTTTAAGAATAAATAAAGCTGGATGTCCCAAACAGGCATGCCAGTCAGAGAAAGAAGTCTTAATAGCCGAAGCAAAAGCAAGAGATGGTGGTTTAGAAGAACGGAGTCGTGGCCACTCATAAGTGTCATCTTTAGGCTTGCCTTCCAGACGAAGTTCCCCTCGTAATCAAATCCCTTACCTTGAAGAAAGTGGGTGTAAATGTAACAGAAGCATTGTTAGTTGAACATAATTGGAAAACCGAAATAAGATTTTTATCAAGTGATGGAACATAGAGAACATTGTTAAGGAAAAATGGGTGTTTGTATGAAGGTAAAGAAAAATAACCAGTGTGTGATATCTGTAGACCTGAGCCATCACCAAGTATAACATCATCACCTCCATTGTAAGGTGCATGAAGCGAAAGATTGGTAAGATCCGAGGTCATCTGATGTGAGGCTCCAGAGTCCAGGAGCCATGTGGCTGAATCACCGGTTACCATAGCTGCATTTGCTATTGGATGCCATGGCTGTTGTGAGGTAGGAGGACGCCGGTTCTGGTTCTGTATCTTGTGTGGCATCTGGTTCTGTTGAGGAGTCGACCATGGCTGAGCAGAAGAGCCTCGAATGATGCGGTATCCAGGACAATATTTGGCGTTGTGTCCTTGATCACCACACGCTTGGCAACGTCACATGTACTGCTTTGAGGAGCAATTGTTGTTGTTTTGGTAGTAGCCAGAGTTGTTGTTGCAATTTTGTTGAGGCTTCTAATTGTTCTGTCCACTCTGTTTTGGACGATACCCGGCAGCGTTAGGTGTGACTGAAGCAGGGGAGACCGGAGTTGTGTCATTGCAGAGAACCATTGCCTCACGATTGAGAAGTTTCTCATGTAGCTCAGAGAAGGAGATCGTTGTGTCTCTGCCATTTACTGCATCAACAACGGACTTGTATTCTTCAGGCAGTCCATCAAGTATTTTCGGTGAAATCTTCCGGATCCATAGGTTTATCAAGTAGAGCTAAATCATCAGCCTTTGGTTTGATAAGTCTGAGATACTCACTGATCGTTTTGGTTCCCTTGACACAAGTTCTAAGTTGATATCGCAGTTGTTGAATATGACCACGCAATGGAGTGCCAAACATCATGGTAAGTAGATCCCAGACTTCACACGTCGTAGTAGCACTGGTGACCACCGATTGAAGAGGAATTGAGATTGCACCGATGAGAGCGCTATAGAGAAGACGATCCTGACGGTGCCATGGTGGAAAAGCTGGATTCGGTGTGGTCTGACCATCAACAACAATCGTGGCAGCTGGAACTGTGATGGAGTTATCAATAAAGCCGTGGAGCTCATGTCCTTCAGAAGGGCTTTGATCTGTCTACTCCACATGATGTAATTGTTGTTGGTGAGTTTGGTAATGTTCGCCATGTTTACAGACAAGAGAGTAGTGGCCGGATCTCTAGCGTTGAAAACCGTGGTGATTTCAGCGGAGGAAGACGGATATGTGCTTTCATTCGACATGATTAATGGAGatcaagagaagaaagaaactaTAGAGAATAAGTGCggctagaagaagaagaatagatAAGAGAGAGAAAATATTAGGTCATTGAGATcactgctctgataccatgttatgGTATTGAATTGTACGTATATTGACAGAGCCATAAGGCTACATATATAGTTACAGAGATGTACAAATATGGGAAGAGAATATACATGACGTGATGATAGGAGAGTGATTGTAATGAGAGCAATCTTAGTAATCCTAacatattatgtttatatatcta encodes:
- the LOC111205806 gene encoding uncharacterized protein LOC111205806, with protein sequence MDKAWVHLNRVDPGYERGASKFVRDVASAMGGVDVIVCPCIDCRNIVRHSASVVLDHLVTRGMEEGYKMRADWYLHGELNAEVADESKGSEWNDEIYGLFRAAECFDEELAGMGNLSDMAEGEDKKEDEFLAKLADAETPLYPSCSSHSKLSAIVSLFRLKTQNGWSDKSFNDLLETLPDMLPEENVLHTSLYDVKKFLKSFDMGYEKIHACGNDCCLFRKRFKKLDKCPKCKASRWKTNVHTGETKKGVPQKVLRYFPVIPRLKRMFRSEEMAKDLRWHFTNKSSDGKLRHPVDYVTWDHMNAKYPTFADEARNLRLGLSTDGFNPFNMKNSMYSCWPVLLVNYNLPPDLCMKKENIMLSLLIPGPHQPGNSIDVYLEPLIDDLNTLWSIGEVTYDALTRSAFTLKAMLLWTISDFPAYGNLAGCKVKGKMGCPLCGKNTESMWLKFSRKHVYMGHRKGLPPTHSFRGKKKWFDGKVEQGRRGRILTGRDISQNLRNFHNDFGNFKRSGSKRKMMQGSTDLGSDIEGMSSESDEEEEVLVDEDELSRWKKRSIFFKLPYWEELPVRHNLDVMHVERNVAASLVSTLLHCGKSKDGLAARKDLEELGIRPDLHPRVQGKRTYLPPAPWSLSKQEKKIFCRRLFDFKGPDGYCSNISRGVSLDDCKVSGLKSHDYHVLMQQLLPIALKGLLPKGPRLAIFRLCSFFNLLCQRVIDMEKLLVMEAEIVETLCLFERYFPPSLFDIMLHLTVHLGREARLGGPVHFRWMYPFERYMKVLKDFVRNPARPEGCIAECYLAEECIRFCSEFLKKTTNVQEKKDRNTEYENNSILEGRPITTATSVTLTETEKRIAHIAIIQNMAMVEPYVDEHLQYLQDTDGRCRRDASTLWSMHTKNFASWLKEKVPLDSAEHDDTLKWIAYGPRCSARSYTGFIVNGQRFHTVSVDRKSQNSGVYYEATAVCRASAKDTSQVVDLVSYYGRVTDIILIDYNVFYVPLFRCQWAVKGNGVKIEDGFTLVNMNQSQASFASDPYILASQAKQVFYSREDESSNWYIVMKGPSRRYSKEDIQEGNADIGPLPSNVDLDVDIDDAENVRTDCEGIYV
- the LOC111202908 gene encoding uncharacterized protein LOC111202908, with amino-acid sequence MGALWRSSKSRLVTQINEAENNQQRMNLRPKNVHPIEWRKFVKLKTSQEFKVLSDSYKERRSKQIPHTCSRKGMVRLAEEMKNSSEDKSEVSRLKVWVRSRKRKDGTPINTNAAEKIQKAAEIVKGGSQSGKNLDEDTLIQVLGPDNPGRMRAMGRNISKTKLACFNVNQKSISEMQQTQIHLMQKVNELQSELTKVKNQRDDNEVGENSAARVSNLYEINGIFFYFTLLLYFNN